AATCGTTCACCCGCAGCGCCGAAACCGGCAGCTTCTCGGCCGCGGCGCGGCGGCTGGCGCTGACGCCGGCGGCGGTCAGCCGCAATGTCGCCCAGCTCGAACGCAATCTCGGCGTCCGGCTGTTCCAGCGCAGCACGCGCGGGCTGGCGCTGACCGAAGCCGGCGAGCGGCTGCTGCACGGGCTCGGCGGCGGGCTGGCGCAGATCCACGCAGCGATTGCCGACGTCAGCGCCAACGCCGGCCAGCCGGCCGGGGTACTGAGGCTGGCGGCGGCACCGGGCTTCGGCAGCGAGTACCTGCTGCCGCTGATGCCGGCCTTCCTCGGCCGCTACCCGGCCATCGTGCCGGACTGGGATTTCGACAACCGCCAGGTCGATCTGGTCCGCGACGGCTTCGACGCGGCCGTCGGCGGCGGCATCGAACTGACGCCGGGCGTCGTCGCGCGCGAACTGGCGCGCGTCCACATCGTCGCGGTCGCCGCGCCGGACTATCTGCGCGGCCGGCCGGTGCCGCAGCGGCCGGGCGACCTCGACGGCTGGGACGGCATCCTCCGGCGCTCGCCGCGCACCGGGCGGATCAACAACCGGGCGCTGCGCCATGCCGACGGCACCGAGATGCCGGCGTCGTTGACGCCGCGCATGGTCGTCAACGATCCGGACGCGCTGCGCACCGCGGTGCTGACGGGACTCGGTGTCGGCCTGCTGCCGCTGACGCACGTGCACCGGCAGCTGGCCAGCGGCGCGCTGTGCCGCGTATTGCCCGAGTGGCATACCGACGCCGGCCCGGTGTCGCTGTACTTCGCCAGCCAGAAGCTGCTGCCGGCCAAGACCCGCGCCTTTGTCGACTTCGTCACCGGGTCGTTCCGCGAGCAGGGCTGGGCGCGGCACTTCTCGGCAATCTGACGCTACGGCCATTGTCATAGGTCAATGTCATTGACTATCAATGCGCTTATGCTGGCAGGGTTGACCATCCGGGACGAAGCAATGACACCCACGACCCTGCCCATCCTGCTCGTGACCGGCGTGCTCTGGACCCTCAGCGTCGATCCGGCGTGGTTCGCCCAGACGCACACCGTCTGGACGCTGCGCAAGGAAGCCATCGTGCTCAGCGGCATGCTGTCCTACGTGCTGATGGCGTGGCTGATGCTGCTCGCCAACCGGCCGGCATGGCTCGAACGCCGGCTCGGCGGCCTCGACAAGCTCTACCGGATGCACAAGCACGCCGGCATTGCCGCGGCACTGCTGTTCGCCGCGCACTGGCTGATCAAGCTCGTGCCGAAGTGGCTGGCCGGCTGGGGCTGGATCGCCGCCAAGCCGCGCGGCGGGGGCGGAGGCGGCCAGGCGGCCGATCTCGTCGCCCAGCTGCACGGGCCGGCCAAGCATCTCGGCGAATGGGCGATCTACGCAATGCTGGCGCTGGTCGCGATCGCATTGCTCAAGCGCATTCCCTACCACTGGTTCCGCAAGGTCCACCGGCTGTTCGCGCTGGCCTTTCTCGTCATCACCTTCCACGGCCTGGTGCTGCTGCCGGCGGCGATGTGGCCGACGCCGTTCGGCGCCCTGCTGGCGCTCTGCGCGCTGGCCGGCAGCGTCGCCGCGCTGCGCTCGCTCGCCGGCCGCATCGGCCTCAAGCGCCGGCATCAGGGCACGATCGCCGCGGTCGAACGGCTTGGCGACGACATCGTCGCCTTGTGCTGCAACGTCGATGCCATGCCGCACCGGCCCGGCCAGTTCGCCTACCTGCGCATCGGCAACGGCGAGCCGCATCCGTTCACGATCGTGTCGGCCGGCCTCGACCCGCGCGAGGTTCGCTTCGCGATCAAGGCGCTGGGCGACGATACCCGCGGAATGCAGGCGCTGCGGCCGGGCCAGCCGGTCGTCGTCGAAGGGCCCTACGGCCGCTTCGACTTCGCCGACGAAGGTCACGGCCAGGTCTGGGTCGCCACCGGCATCGGCATCACGCCCTTTCTGTCCCGGCTCGAGTGGCTGGCCGCGAACGGCGGCAGCCGGCAAGCAGTGAGCCTGTTCTACTGCGGCGGCGAGCCGGGCCGCGATCCGTTCGCCGAACGGCTGGTGGCACTTTGCCGGCAAGCCGGCGTGAGCCTGCACTGGATCCAGCGCGGCAGCGACGGGCCGCTGACGCTGGCGAAGATCCTCGCCGACAACCGCCACGCCAGCCAGTCGACGCTGTGGTACTGCGGGGCGCAGGCGCTCGGCGACACGCTGGCCAGAAGCTGGCATGCACTCGGCCTGCCCGAGCGGCGCTTTCGCCGCGAGCTGTTCGCGATGCGCTGAACCATGACAATTTGATCTGAGCCAAGGCTGCCGCCGGCAAGCCGCTTTCTAATGAAGTCATGAGCGGGACGATCGCCATGCGGCCGTCCCCGAACGCAACCTCATCGATCCGGGCCAGCCCGGCAAAGGAGTTCGCCATGTATGACCGCATCCTCGTCCCGGTAGACGGCAGCGACACCAGCAACCACGGCCTGCAGGAAGCGCTGCGCCTCGCCAAGCGTCTCGGCGCCCGGTTGCGGCTGCTGCACGTCGTCGACCCGCAGCTCGTGTACATCGACTTCGGCGGCATGGTCAACGTCAGCGACTATGTCGAGTCGATCCGCGCCGCCGGCCGCGACGTGCTCGCCGAAGCGCTGAAGATCGCCGAAGCCGAAGGCGTGCCGACCGACGCCGAGCTGCGCGAAAAGAACGGCGGTACCGTCGCCGATCTGGTACTCGCCGAAGCGAAGAAATGGGAAGCCGGCATGATCGTCATGGGCACCCACGGCCGCCGCGGCATCCGTCATCTGGTGATGGGCAGCGACGCGATGGGCGTCGTGCGTGACGCGACGATTCCGGTCGTCATGGTGCGCGATCCGGCCGCCCGATAAGTGCGGCAACAGGCGGGCCGCACGGCCCGCCCTTTGCCGAGGCTGCCCCGATGCCGTTCACGCGGCGGGCTCGGCAAGACCGGCAAAACGGTGCCGGCGGCATGCGGCCTAAGATGGGCGTTTCCGTCCGGAACCCTGTCCATGCAAGCCTTCCGCACCATCCAGTCCCGGCTCGCGCACCCCGTCACCTGGCTCTTCTACGGCGACAGCATCACCCACGGCATCGTCCACACCTTCGGCGCGCGATCGTTCAGCGAGCACTTCAACGAACGCGTCCGCTTCGAGCTCGACCGGCAGGACGACGTCGTCATCAACACCGCGTTTTCCGGCTACACCACCCGCCAGCTGCTGCTGCACTTTCCTGCCCGCGTCGCCCGTTTCAGGCCCGACGTCGTGCTGCTGATGGCCGGGCTGAACGACTGCAACCATGACCCGGCCGACGGCCAACTGGTGCCGCTCGACGAATTCCGCGCCAACCTGCTGGCGATGATCGCCGCGGTGCGCGACTGGGGCGGCGACGTCGTGCTGCAGACGTCGACACCGGTGCTGGCCGGGCTGATCCCGGCGCGCAGCCTGCACCTGCCGGCGTACAACGACTGCGTGCGCACGCTGGCCGCCGAGACCGGCGCGCCGCTGGTCGACCATGCCCGGGTCTGGGAGCGCCAGGACAACGGCTGGCTGTACGCCGACGTCTACCACCCGAACGCGCACGGCCACCTGCTGCTCGCGCGCACGCTGTTCGGCGCCCTCGGCCTCGGTCAGCCGGCCGCGGCTTCCGAGCGCTTTTTCGTCCCCGGCTGATCGCTGGACGCGCCTCCGGGCGCCGGGTGCGTCAGCCGCGCCGGGCCGCCTCGATCGTGGCGATGTCGATCCTGGTCATGCCCATCATGGCTTCAAACGCGCGCCCGGCCGCGGCCGGATCAGGATCGGCAATCGCCGCCGTCAAGGCGCGGGGCGTGATCTGCCACGACAGGCCCCACTTGTCCTTGCACCAGCCGCAGGCGCTTTCCTGGCCGCCGTTGCCGACGATCGCGTTCCACAGACGGTCCGTCTCGGCCTGGTCGTCGGTCGCGACCTGGAACGAGAAGGCCTCGTTGTGCCTGAACGCCGGCCCGCCGTTCAGGCCGAGGCAGGGGATGCCCAGCACGGTGAATCCGACGGTCAGGACGTCGCCCTGCTTGCCCGCGGGATAGTCGCCGGGCGCGCGGAGGATCGTACCTACCGCGCTGTCCGGAAACGTCCGGGCGTAGAACTCTGCAGCATCCAGCGCGGTGCCGTCGTACCACAGGCAAATCGTGTTCTTGCTGACCATGTCGGTACTCCTGAAGTGTCGGGGGCGACGGATCATCCCTGCCCATCGCTATCAGTATGTCGCCGATCGCGGCTTGCGGAAGGGACGGGCATGACCGGCGGCGTGCGGGTCATCCCAATTTTTACTGTTGCACAATACAACCATAACGTCATCATCTGCGCCGTGGAGCATGCTTCGCGCTGTTCACCATCAATCGAACCGGTAAAAGGATGTCGTCATGAACGTGCAACCGTACGTTTTTTTCAATGGCAACTGCGAAGAGGCGATCCGCTTCTATTCGCAAGCGATCGGCGCAAAGCTCGCATTCATCTCCTATTTCCGCGACATGCCTGACGATGCGGGCATGCCCGTCCGGGAAGGCTGGCAGGACAAGGTCATGCACGCCAACTTTGTCGTCGGCAGAAGCACCATCATGGCCGCCGACTGCGACGAAAGTGGTACGGAGCACAAAGGCTTCCAGCTCTCCCTCGATGCCGACGACTTTGCCCAGGGGCTGTCGCTGTTCAACGCGCTGGCGCAGAACGGCACCGTGCTCATGCCCTACCAGGCGACGTTCTGGGCGGAAGGCTTCGGGATGCTGGTCGACCGGTTCGGCATCCCCTGGATGATCAACGTCGAAAAATAAGCGCAGTTGCAACTTCCCTCTTCCATCAAAGTGACCAATCCAATGAAAAAGATTCTTGCCCTCGTTGCAACAGCCCTCGTCCTCTCGTCGTTCAGCTCCTTTGCGCTGGCCGACAACTGGAAACTGCTCGGCGAGCGAACGGTGCGCCTGGCCGCCGATCATGACGAAATCATCGTCACGGCAGGCGCCGGTGACTTCAAGGCACTGCAGCTGCGCACCCGCGAACGCGCCATCGAAATGCTGGACATGACGGTAGTTTATTCCACTGGCGGCCGGGACGTCCTGCCGATGCGCTTTGTCATCCCGGCCAACGGCGCCAGCCGGGTCCTCGATCTGCGGGGGCACGACCGCAACGTCCGCAAGGTCATCCTTCGCTACACGACCCGCCCGGGCTCGGTCGAACGGGCCTTCGTGGCGCTCTGGGGCCTGAACGACTGACGGCGACCGCCTTCCCCGACCCCGAAGCCCGGCAGGTTCCACTTGCCGGGCTTTTCCGTTTTGGGGAGCAGGCAACGATCGCGCAACAGGCGCCAGCCTAGAACTGGCGGCGCATCATGCTTTCAACGTAATCCAGGAAGCACGCGATCCGTGATGCGAGCTGGGTATTGCGGTAATAGACCGCATGGATGGGCTGGCAGACGTCGAGCGCCTCGTCCGCAAGCAGCTCGACCAGCTCGCCCCGCTCCCGCGCCGCAGCGGCCATGAAGTCCGACAGGCAGACGATGCCCTCGCCGGCCAGCGCCAGATGCAGCAGCGTTTCGCCGCTCGACGCCGCCACGGCCGGGCGGATGTGCACGTCGTTGCCGGCGTCGTCGCGCAGCGGCCAGCGGTTCAGCAGGTCGATCCGGCTGAAGCCGAGCAGGCTATGCCCGGCCAGATCGGCCACGCTGGCCGGCGTGCCGTGCGCGGCCAGATACGCCGGGCTCGCCAGCACGCGGATCCGGCTGCGGCCCAGCGGCCTTGCGTGCAGGGTCGAATCGCGCAGCGTGCCGATGCGGATCGCCACGTCGGTGCGGTCCTCGATCAGGTCGATGAACTGGTCGTTGGTATTGAGTTCGAGCTGGATCTGCGGGTAGCGGCGGCGGAACTCGCCGACCAGCGGCACGATCACGTGCAGCATGAACGACGATGCGGCGTTGACGCGCAAGAGCCCGGCCGGCTGCTGGCGGCGCTGCGCCATCTGTTCCTCGGCGGCGTCGACCGCGGCGAGGATGCCGCAGGCGTGCGTCAGGAAGGCCTGCCCTTCCTCGGTCAGCTCGATCCGCCGGGTCGTCCGGTGCAGCAAGGTGGTGTCGAGCTTGGTTTCCAGCCTTGCCAGCGCCCGGCTGACGCCCGAGACCGTCTGGCCGAGCTGGACCGCGGCGGCGCTGATCGAACCGGCGTCGACCACGCGGACAAAGGCCTGCAATTCGTCGAGCGTCGTTTTCATTGTTGATTTTCAGTCAAATATCTTATCCACACACCTATCTTAATCTGCAAATGTAAAACCGGGACACTGCGGGGCATTGCTTCACGGCATCCATCACGGAGTAACACCATGCCCCTTGCCCTGTTCGCGCTGACAATCAGCGCCTTTGCCATCGGCACGACGGAGTTCGTCATCGTCGGGCTGATTCCGACCATCGCCGCCGACCTGCACGTCAGCCTGCCCTCGGCCGGGCTGCTGGTCAGCCTGTACGCACTCGGCGTCGCCATCGGCGCACCGATCCTGACCGCACTGTCCGGCAAGCTGCCGCGCAAGACGCTGCTGCTGGCGCTGATGGCGCTGTTCACCGTCGGCAACCTGCTGGCCTGGCGCGCGCCCGGCTACGAATCGCTGATCGTCGCCCGCATCCTCACCGGGCTGGCGCACGGCGTGTTCTTCTCGATCGGCTCGACCATCGCCACCAGCCTGGTGCCGAAGGAAAAGGCCGCCAGCGCCATCGCGATCATGTTCACCGGCCTGACCGTCGCCCTCGTCACCGGCGTGCCGCTGGGCACCTTCATCGGCCAGCATTTCGGCTGGCGCGAAACCTTCCTTGCCGTGTCGCTGCTCGGCGTGATCGCCGTCGCCGGCATCGCCGCGCTGCTGCCGAACACCATCCGCAACACGCCGCCGGCACCGGTGCTGCAGCAGCTGCAGGTGCTCGGCCAGCCGCGGCTGCTGATCGCCTATGCGATGACAGCGGTCGGCTACGGCGGCTCGTTCACCGCCTTCACCTTCCTCGCGCCGATCCTGCAGGACGTGGCCGGCTTCAGCGGCAACGCGGTCAGTCTGGTGATGCTGGTTTACGGCGTCGCGGTCGCCTTCGGCAATCTGTGGGGCGGCAAGCTGGCCGACCGTCACGGCCCGATCGCCTCGCTCAAGCTGATCTTCCTGCTGCTCGCCGTCGTGCTGCTGGCACTGACGTTCACCGCCACCAGCCAATGGCTGATCGTCGCCACCATCCTCGCCTGGGGCGTGGTCGCCTTCGGCAACGTGCCGGCTCTGCAGGTCTACGTCGTCAAGCAGGCCGAGCACTACACCCCGCACGCCGTCGACGTCGCCTCGGGCCTGAACATCGCCGCATTCAACGTCGGCATCGCGATCGGCGCCTCGGTCGGCGGGCTGATCGTCGAGCACCTCGGCCTGATGCATACGCCGTGGATCGGCGCGCTGATCGTGCTCGGCGCCTTCGGCCTGACCGTACTGAGCGGCCGCCTCGATCGCCGCACCGCACCCGCCCCGACCCTGCAGCCGGCCACCGCCGACTGCTGATCAAACCCCGCACCATCGACCCCATATCGGAGAACACAGATGAACACCATGCCCGCCATCGGCCTCGGCACCTTCCGCCTGCAAGGCCAGACCGTCATCGACTCGGTCCGCACCGGCCTCGAACTCGGCTACCGCCACGTCGACACCGCACAGATCTACGGCAACGAGGCCGACGTTGGCCTGGCGATTGCCGAGAGCGGCATCGCCCGCGACCAGTTGTTCGTCACCACCAAGATCTGGACGGCATCGCTGAGCCGCGATGCGCTGCTTCCCAGCCTGAAGGACAGCCTCGCCAAATTGCGCATGGATCAGGTCGACCTGACGCTGATCCACTGGCCGTCACCGGCCGACGCGATTCCGGTTGCCCAATACATGGCTGCACTGCTGGAGGCGAAACAACAAGGGCTGACCCGCGCAATCGGCGTGTCGAACTTCACCATCGCCCATCTGCAGCAGGCCATCGCCGCGGTCGGCGCCGACAATATCGCCACCTTGCAGATCGAGATCCACCCCTTCCTGCAGAACCGCAAGCTGGCCGACTTTGCCCGCGCCAACGGCATCCACCTGACCGCCTATATGCCGCTCGCCTACGGCAAGGTGATGCACGACCCGGTGATTGCCGGCATTGCCGAACGGCACGGCAGCAGCGCCGCACAGGTGGCGCTGGCGTGGTCGCTGCAGCAGGGCTTTGCGGTGATTCCGTCGTCGACGCGGCGTGCCAATCTGGCCACCAATCTGCAGGCCGGATCGCTGCGGCTGAGCGACGATGACATGGCGGCGATCGCCATGCTCGACCGCGGCGAGCGGCTCGCCAACCCGGACTTTGCGCCGCACTGGGACTGACACGCCTCAGGGCAAGACCCTGATCGCCCGGCGGCGATCATGGCCGTGATGCCCTCAGCCCGAACGTTGCGCGGCCAGCAGCAGGAACATCGGCCGCTCGCGTTCCTCCGCCAGTTCGGGTCGGGCGGCGATTTGCGCATCGGTCGGCGCCCACTCCTCGACATGGCTGATCGTGAAGCCCTGCGCCAGCAGGGTATTGATCCAGGTGCCGATGCTGCGGTGATGCTTGATCACGCCATCGGCCAGCCAGTTCGTCGTGCGTACGCCCTCGACCGAATAGCCGTCGACCGGCCAGGTCTTGCGCCCCGCGGCATCGGTCAGCCAGCCCGGCGCGCTCGGCGCCATGTAGATCGGGTGCTCGACCGAGAACACCACCCGCGCACCGGGCACGAGGGCGCGATGCAGCCGGGCCAGCAGGCCGGCGATGTCCTCGACGTAATGCAGCGCCAGCGCGCTGTAGGCGAAGTCGAAGCCCGCATCCGGCAGCGCCAGATTGTCCAGATCGGCCCGCACGTAGGACACCGCGGCCTCGGTGGTCGCCGATCTCGCCCGTGCCAGCATGTTCTCCGACACATCGAGCCCCAGCACCTGCGCCGCGCCCTGCCCGGCAGCCCAGCGGCAGAACCAGCCGAAACCGCAACCGAGATCGACCACGCGCAGCCCGTGCAGACCGGGAATCAGCGCCCGCAGCGACGGCCACTCCGCCGCGCCGGCCAGGCCGTCGACCGAGCGGCCAAGCCGGCTGTAGCCCTCGAAGAAGGCCGGGGTGTCGTAAATATTCTGTGCCATCGGTGTTCCTTTTCAATGCCGGCAAACCGCCCGGCGCGGTCAGCCCGTCAGTCAGCCCGTGCGTAGCGCGGCCAGCGCCAGTCCGGCCACCGCCAGTGCGGTATCCGGCCCCGTGTCGTCCTCCAGATGCCATGCCGCAGACAGGCCGGCCCACGCGGCAACCCACGCATGCAGGCGCCGGCGATCCAGACCGGCCGCCTCGGCGATCACCGCGACCTGCCGGTTCAGCCGTCCCGGCGAGGTCGCCAGATCATGGTCGGGGTTGCAAAGGATGTTGGCGAAATCGAAGCCGCGTTCGCCGATCAGCCCCTTGGGGTCGATCGCCAGCCAGCCTCGCGTACCGGCATCCAGCACATTGCCGTGATGGAGATCGCCGTGGAGGACAACGGTGTCCTGCTGCGCGCCAAGCAGATCGGCGGCCACCGCGCCGGCCTCGCGGAAGACCCCGCCGCGCGTCCCGGCAGCCTGCGCCAGTGATGCGAACCACGCCGACAAGGGCACCAGGTCCGGCCGGGGACGCGATTGTGGCGCGTGCAGCCGCGCGGCAACATCGCAAATAATGCGACTTGCCGCGTCGTCCTGGCCGTTGCGGGCCATGCAGGGCAGCGATCGCCGGCCGGTCGCGTGCTCGAGCAGGATGGCGTCGGCATCGTGGGCCAGCACGCGCGCCGCGCCCCGGCCGCGCCACCAGACCATCAGTTGCCCGCCCCGGCGCTCCTCCGGCACCAGCGCCACCTTCAGCATCGCGGGTTCGCCATTGCGCCAGACCGCCTGCAGCCAGCCGGACCCGGTGCACCACGGCGCGCCCCGGGCGGTCAGATGCCAGCGCGTAAGGCAGGCCTGCAGCCTTGCCGGCCCTTCGGCGTCTTCCGCTTCATTCATGGTTTTTTCCCTAGCCCGACCATGCCCAGCCGGGCATCAGGCGGTTTCGCAGTGTTTCGGCACCTGCCGGGACAGTACATGAAAACTGGCGGAGTGATCCTTGAGTTCGCAGCGGTTGCCGTCCGGATCGCTGAAGCAGCCGACCACGCCCCAGTCCAGCCGCAGCACCTCGACGTCGATGCCCTGGCACCTCAGCAAGCCGGCGGCGGCATCGACGTCGCTGACGTTGAAGCGCAGGATGGTCGGGTTCTCGTCGATCGGCTTCGGCCCGCGCCGGCCCACACCGCCGGACTCGATCATCAGATAGGCGCCACCAAGGTCGAGCGTGACCAGCCCCGGCCTGGCGACAACCGCCGGCAGCGCCAGCCGGTCACGGTAGAACGCCACGCACGCGTCGAAGCGTTCGGTGAACAGGATGATGCCCGGCAACTCAAACTGCATGGGCAGCCACCGCCGGTACGTCGTGGAAGACGCCCATGTCGGCGTGGACTCCCAGCTGCTGCATGAACGCCGCGGCATCGAACCTCGTTTCGGCGTAATGCTGCTCGATCACCTGCCTGGCCGCCGCCAGCGCCGCCGCATCGGCCCATTCGATCACCGTCACCACCTGCTGCGGATTTCCGGCGCGCGTCAGCACGCGCTGGAACCGGTGCCCCGGCTGCAGCGCCAGCAAGCGGTTGGTCTGTTCGACGCGCGCCAGGAACACGGCCAGCGCGGCCTCGGGAACGGTGAAACGGTCGACGCGATAGACCGCATTTCCGGCTTGGTTCGACATGCTGAGACTCCGTTGTGCGCAGCCCGATCGGCTGCAATAATCACAGCGTAAAATCTCAAGTTAAGTTGAGGTCAAGAGAAAATGACGATCGCACCGCCCCATCCGTCCGGCCTGCCATCGACGCTGTCGGTCGGCGAGGTCGCGCGCCGCAGCGGCGTCGCCGTTTCGGCGCTGCATTTCTACGAGAGCAAGGGGCTGATCAGCAGCCAGCGCACGCAGGGGCAGCAGCGTCGCTATACCCGCGACGTGCTGCGCCGCGTTGCGGTGATCCGCGTCGCGCAACGCGTCGGCATCCCGCTGGCCCGGATCGCCGAAGCGCTGGCGACGCTGCCGGCCACCGCCGCACCGAGCCGCGACGACTGGGTACGGCTTTCCGCGATGTGGCGTGCCGATCTCGACGCCCGGATCGCGCAGCTGCACGCGCTGCGCGACCATCTCGACGACTGCATCGGCTGCGGCTGCCTGTCGATCGAGCATTGCCGGCTGCGCAATCCCAACGACACCCTTGGGGCCCAGGGTCCGGGGGCACGGCATCTGGACCCCGAAACGGTTGCGGACGCGGCACCGCGCGCTTGAACCGGCTTTCAGCAGCCATGAGCGCCCCGGGCCGGCCGGGGCGCGGTATCGTCAGGCCGCGAGGTGATGCGCGTGAAAGCGCAGATGGTCCTCGATGAAGCTGGCGATGAAGTAGTAGCTGTGGTCATAGCCGGGCTGGCGCCGCAAGGTCAGCGGCCAGTCGTTCCGGCGCGCGATGACGGCGAGCGCATCGGGCTGGAGCTGCTCCGGCATGAACCCGTCCTGCTCGCCCTGGTCGACGAGCATCGGCAGCCGCTCGAGCGCCAGGCCGAGCTGGTGGCAGCTGTCGTACGCCAGCCAGCTGTTGCGGTCCTCGCCCAGATAATGCGCAAAGGCCTTCTGGCCCCACGGCACCTGGCTCGGATTGACGATGGGCGCGAACGCCGACACCGAGCTGTAGCGCCCCGGATTGCGCAGCGCGATCATCAGCGCGCCGTGTCCCCCCATCGAATGGCCGCTGATCGCGCGCTGCTGCGTCACCGGGAAGTGGGCTTCGACCAGCGCCGGCAGTTCGTCGACCACGTAGTCGTACATCCGGTAATGCGCGGCCCACGGCGCCTGCGTCGCGTTGACGTAAAACCCCGCGCCCTGGCCCAGATCGTAACTGTCGGCATCGGCAACGCCGTCGCCGCGCGGGCTGGTATCGGGCATCACCAGCGCCAGCCCCAGTTCGGCCGCCACACGCTGCGCGCCGGCCTTGGTGGCGAAGTTCTCGTCGGTACAGGTCAGCCCGGACAGCCAGTAGAGCACAGGCACCGTACCGCCCTGTGCCTGCGGCGGCAGATAGATCGCAAAGGTCATCACCGTGCCGGTGGCGGTCGAGCGGTGGCGGTAGCGCTTGTGCCAGCCGCCGAACGCGCAGTTGCTCGAGAGCAGTTCCAGGGTATCGGCCATGGCCATTACTTTGCGTAGTGGATGACGGAACGGATCGACTTGCCTTCGTGCATCAGGTCGAACGCGGTGTTGATGTCCTCGAGCGGCATCGTGTGGGTGATGAAATCGTCGAGGCGGAACTCGCCCTTCAGGTAGCGCTCGACGTAATCGGGCAGTTCGGAACGGCCACGCACGCCGCCGAAGGCCGAACCGCGCCAGACGCGGCCGGTGACCAGCTGGAACGGCCGGGTGCTGATTTCCTCGCCCGCGGCGGCAACACCGATGATCACCGACTCGCCCCAGCCCTTGTGGCAGCACTCGAGCGCCGAGCGCATCACCTTGACGTTGCCGATGCATTCGAACGAGAAATCGACGCCGCCGTCGGTCATCGCAACGATCACGTCCTGGATCGGCTGGTCGAACTCGTTCGGGTTGATCAGGTCGGTTGCGCCGAGCTGCCTGGCCAGCTCGAACTTGCTGGTGTTGATGTCGATGCCGATGATGCGCGACGCGCCGGCCATTCTGGCGCCGATCACCGCCGACAGGCCGATGCCGCCGAGGCCGAAGATCGCCACCGTGTCGCCGGCCTTGACCTTGGCGGTATTCATCACCGCGCCCATGCCGGTGGTGACGCCGCAACCGAGCAGGCAGACCTCCTCGAGCGGCGCGGTCTTGTTGATCTTGGCGAGCGCGATTTCCGGCAGCACCGTGTATTCGGAGAACGTCGACGTGCCCATGTAGTGGTAGATCGGCTTG
This window of the Jeongeupia sp. USM3 genome carries:
- a CDS encoding bifunctional 2-polyprenyl-6-hydroxyphenol methylase/3-demethylubiquinol 3-O-methyltransferase UbiG; the encoded protein is MAQNIYDTPAFFEGYSRLGRSVDGLAGAAEWPSLRALIPGLHGLRVVDLGCGFGWFCRWAAGQGAAQVLGLDVSENMLARARSATTEAAVSYVRADLDNLALPDAGFDFAYSALALHYVEDIAGLLARLHRALVPGARVVFSVEHPIYMAPSAPGWLTDAAGRKTWPVDGYSVEGVRTTNWLADGVIKHHRSIGTWINTLLAQGFTISHVEEWAPTDAQIAARPELAEERERPMFLLLAAQRSG
- a CDS encoding aminoglycoside phosphotransferase family protein yields the protein MNEAEDAEGPARLQACLTRWHLTARGAPWCTGSGWLQAVWRNGEPAMLKVALVPEERRGGQLMVWWRGRGAARVLAHDADAILLEHATGRRSLPCMARNGQDDAASRIICDVAARLHAPQSRPRPDLVPLSAWFASLAQAAGTRGGVFREAGAVAADLLGAQQDTVVLHGDLHHGNVLDAGTRGWLAIDPKGLIGERGFDFANILCNPDHDLATSPGRLNRQVAVIAEAAGLDRRRLHAWVAAWAGLSAAWHLEDDTGPDTALAVAGLALAALRTG
- a CDS encoding VOC family protein; amino-acid sequence: MQFELPGIILFTERFDACVAFYRDRLALPAVVARPGLVTLDLGGAYLMIESGGVGRRGPKPIDENPTILRFNVSDVDAAAGLLRCQGIDVEVLRLDWGVVGCFSDPDGNRCELKDHSASFHVLSRQVPKHCETA
- a CDS encoding antibiotic biosynthesis monooxygenase, which produces MSNQAGNAVYRVDRFTVPEAALAVFLARVEQTNRLLALQPGHRFQRVLTRAGNPQQVVTVIEWADAAALAAARQVIEQHYAETRFDAAAFMQQLGVHADMGVFHDVPAVAAHAV
- the soxR gene encoding redox-sensitive transcriptional activator SoxR; translated protein: MTIAPPHPSGLPSTLSVGEVARRSGVAVSALHFYESKGLISSQRTQGQQRRYTRDVLRRVAVIRVAQRVGIPLARIAEALATLPATAAPSRDDWVRLSAMWRADLDARIAQLHALRDHLDDCIGCGCLSIEHCRLRNPNDTLGAQGPGARHLDPETVADAAPRA
- the fghA gene encoding S-formylglutathione hydrolase, whose protein sequence is MADTLELLSSNCAFGGWHKRYRHRSTATGTVMTFAIYLPPQAQGGTVPVLYWLSGLTCTDENFATKAGAQRVAAELGLALVMPDTSPRGDGVADADSYDLGQGAGFYVNATQAPWAAHYRMYDYVVDELPALVEAHFPVTQQRAISGHSMGGHGALMIALRNPGRYSSVSAFAPIVNPSQVPWGQKAFAHYLGEDRNSWLAYDSCHQLGLALERLPMLVDQGEQDGFMPEQLQPDALAVIARRNDWPLTLRRQPGYDHSYYFIASFIEDHLRFHAHHLAA
- a CDS encoding S-(hydroxymethyl)glutathione dehydrogenase/class III alcohol dehydrogenase, whose protein sequence is MKTRAAVAWGPNQPLSIEEVDLQLPQKGEVLVRIVASGVCHTDAYTLSGMDSEGVFPAILGHEGAGVVEAVGEGVRSVAVGDHVIPLYTPECGECKFCKSGKTNLCQAIRATQGKGLMPDGTTRFSKDGKPIYHYMGTSTFSEYTVLPEIALAKINKTAPLEEVCLLGCGVTTGMGAVMNTAKVKAGDTVAIFGLGGIGLSAVIGARMAGASRIIGIDINTSKFELARQLGATDLINPNEFDQPIQDVIVAMTDGGVDFSFECIGNVKVMRSALECCHKGWGESVIIGVAAAGEEISTRPFQLVTGRVWRGSAFGGVRGRSELPDYVERYLKGEFRLDDFITHTMPLEDINTAFDLMHEGKSIRSVIHYAK